A part of Numenius arquata chromosome 16, bNumArq3.hap1.1, whole genome shotgun sequence genomic DNA contains:
- the CMKLR1 gene encoding chemerin-like receptor 1, whose translation MALSNLSNYLDDVDNYSDYPDYAYEETSSVWTDPSHDPKDVARILSVVIYSVSCVLGILGNGLVIAIITLKMKKSVNAIWFLNLAVADFLFNIFLPINIAYTAMRYNWIFGTVMCKLNSFLLILNMYTSVLLLTTISFDRYVSVVFPVWSQNHRSTNLAYLVCLIIWTIGIIMSCPSLVFRDTAQTRNSVICFSNFSLSRNKSYQALALMRHRTVNITRFLAGYILPITIITFCYVAIVFNLRRNRLAKSKKPFKIIVSIIVTFFLCWSPYHLLNLLETIPDMIPRSVFEISIPITTALAASNSCMNPVLYVFMGQDFKKFKVTILSRLVNALSEETGHSSIVHRSFSKMSSMTEKETTVL comes from the coding sequence ATGGCGCTTTCCAATTTGTCCAACTACTTGGATGATGTCGATAACTACAGTGACTACCCAGATTATGCCTATGAGGAGACCAGCAGTGTGTGGACAGACCCATCCCATGACCCGAAGGACGTTGCGAGGATCCTCTCTGTCGTCATCTACAGTGTGTCCTGTGTGTTGGGCATCTTGGGGAATGGCCTCGTCATCGCAATCATAACTCTGAAGATGAAGAAGTCGGTCAATGCCATTTGGTTCCTCAACCTGGCTGTCGCCGACTTCCTCTTCAACATCTTTCTGCCCATAAACATTGCTTACACGGCCATGAGGTACAACTGGATATTTGGGACAGTCATGTGCAAGTtgaactccttcctcctcatcctcaacaTGTACACCAGTGTCCTTCTGCTCACCACCATCAGCTTTGATCGCTACGTGTCAGTGGTTTTTCCTGTCTGGTCTCAAAACCATCGGTCAACCAATCTGGCGTATTTAGTTTGCTTGATTATCTGGACCATCGGCATCATTATGAGCTGCCCATCTCTTGTCTTCCGAGACACGGCACAAACCCGCAACTCTGTGATTTGTTTTAGCAACTTTTCCCTCTCTAGGAATAAGTCTTACCAAGCCCTGGCACTAATGAGGCACCGAACAGTGAATATCACCAGGTTCCTTGCTGGGTACATCCTTCCTATAACCATCATCACTTTCTGCTATGTTGCAATTGTCTTCAACTTGCGTCGAAACCGCCTTGCCAAGTCCAAAAAGCCCTTCAAGATCATCGTCAGCATTATAGTCACCTTTTTCCTTTGCTGGAGTCCCTACCACCTTCTGAACCTCCTGGAAACAATACCCGACATGATTCCACGCTCTGTGTTTGAGATCAGCATCCCCATAACCACGGCACTCGCTGCCTCCAACAGCTGCATGAACCCCGTCCTCTACGTCTTCATGGGCCAGGACTTTAAGAAGTTTAAGGTCACTATCCTTTCCAGACTGGTGAATGCCCTCAGTGAGGAGACGGGCCACTCCAGCATTGTTCACAGGAGCTTCTCCAAGATGTCTTCAATGACTGAGAAGGAGACGACAGTCCTCTAA